The genome window TTGAAGGATTTAGTGATAAATGTGAAACAGAGTTTGATTACGAAAATAAAGTAACAAGAATTTTTGAATCACCGAGGGTTACAAAACCTTATAAAGAAGAGCAATGGGATGCTATTTATAAACTTGGTTTTAAAGTTGATGAAGATTTAGTAAAAAATGATGTAAGACTTACTATGGGAGGAGAACCTACTTTTGTATCTATTGATGATATGGAATCTGCTCAATGGAATAGTGAAGCAGATGGTCCTCACAAAAGAGAATTAGCAAATAATCTTTCAAGAAAAATCATGGCTTCATCAACAAATGGAGGATTATTACATCACGCCCAAGGGAAATGGTATCCAGGAGAGCCACTTCCAAGATGGCAAACTACAATTTATTGGCGAAAAGATGGAAAACCTGTTTGGAAAAATCCAGACCTTTTAGCAAATATGAATACTAACTATTCTTATACAACTGCGGATGCAAAAACATTTATCTCAACTTTAGCTCTTATTTTAGGAGTTAGTGATGAAAATGTAGTTCCTGCTTTTGAAGACCCGATTTACTATATTATGAAAGAGGCTGAACTTCCTATTGATATAGATCCTTTAAAATATGATTTAAAAGATCCTTTAGAGAGAAAAACAATTGCCCAAAAATTAACTTATGGATTAAACAATGAAGTAGGATATGTTCTTCCTCTTAATTTTGGATTTACTAAATGGATTACAGCAAAATGGGAATTTAGACGAGGAAATCTATTTTTAAGTGCAGGTAACTCTCCTATTGGATTTAGACTTCCTTTAGAATCTTTAATAGTAAAACCTCAAGTTGAATTAGACCAAGATTTCCAACCAGATTTATTTGCTTCATATCCAGCACTTGGGGATTATATCAATGGTGTTGAAAAAAGAGCAAAAAATTTAAATAATAAAACAACTCCTAATAATAAATATTCGGCTTTTGTAAGAACAGCTTTAGGTATTGAAGTAAGAGATTCTAAACTTTGTATTTTTCTTCCTCCTATTGAAAAAACAGAAGTATTTTTGGATTTAATCGCCTCTATTGAAGAGACTGCAAGTAGGTTAAATATGGCTGTAATCATTGAAGGATATGAACCTCCTTATGATTTAAGAACAGATAGAATCAAAGTAACTCCAGATCCAGGGGTTATTGAAGTAAATATCCAACCAGCCTCTTCTTGGAAAGAGTTAAGTGATAACTTACTAAAACTTTATGAAGATGCAAGAGTTTGTCGTCTTGGAACTGAAAAATTTATGGTTGATGGAAGACACACAGGAACTGGTGGAGGAAATCACGTAACTATTGGAGCTATGAATCCAAGTGATTCGCCACTTTTAAGAAATCCTCAACTACTAAGAAGTTTAATCACATTCTGGCAACACCATCCAGGACTTTCATATTTATTTAGTGGAGCATTCATTGGACCAACAAGCCAAGCTCCAAGAGTTGATGAAGGAAGAGTTGAAAATCTTTATGAACTTGAAATTGCTTTTTCACAAATTCCTGAAAATGGAGATGTTCCTTATTGGTTAACAGATAGATTATTTAGACATATGCTAACAGATATAACTGGAAATACTCATAGAAGCGAATTTTGTATAGATAAACTTTATTCACCAGATAGTTCAAGTGGAAGATTAGGGATTTTAGAGCTTCGTGCTTTTGATATGCCACCTCATTCTCAAATGGCACTTTTACAAATGTTATTAGTTCGTGCTTTAGTTTCTTGTTTTTGGAAAAGACCATATAAACATAATCTTATTCGTTGGGGAACAAGATTACATGATAAATTTTTACTTGAACATTATGTAAGAGAAGATTTAAAAAGTGTAGTTGAATATTTAAATGATGAGGGTTATGAGTTTAAACTTGATTGGTTTGACCCATTCTTTGAATTTAGATTCCCACTATATGGAATGACCATGATAAATGGTATGCATGTTGAAATTAGAGCTGCAATTGAACCATGGAATGTTTTGGGAGAAGAGTCAGGAAGTCAAGGAACTTCAAGATATGTTGATTCATCACTTGAAAGATTACAAATCAAAATTCAAGATTTCAATGAAGAAAGATATGTGATTACTTGTAATGGTGTTCAGGTACCTTTATCTAAAACAGAAATTGAAGGAGAATTTGTTAGTGGAGTTAGATATAAAGCTTGGCAACCTTGGTCAGCACTTCATCCAACAATTAAAGTTGATACTCCTTTGACTTTTGATATAATAGACAAATGGAATATGAGATCTATTGGTGGTTTTAACTATTTTGTTTCACATCCAGGTGGAAGAAGTTATGATACATTCCCTGTAAATTCTTATGAAGCAGAATCAAGAAGAATAAATAGATATTGGGATTTTAATCATTCACAAGGAGAAGTAACACCAATGGAAACTCAACTTTTTGGAGAAGCTAACTCTTCTTCTTTTGCATTTGAAGCAACAAGAAGTATAAAAAATAAAACTGGAAATAAAAAACTATATTTCCATGAAATGCCAAAAAATAAAGAGTATCCTCATACATTAGATTTAAGACAAAGGTGGATAAAAAATTAGATGTCAATTTTTGATAGTTGTAGATTAGAATCATCATTTGATGAAATGTTTGATAATGAGTGTAATATTAGACCTCATTGGAAACAAATAATAGAAGGTTTAGAAAAAACTGGTATCAAACAATTAGAACAAAAACAACTAGAAATTGATTGGCGTCTTGAAGATAATGGTGTTACTTATAATATTTATAATGATCCAGAGGGAAGTAATAGAAGATGGAACCTTGACCCAATTCCATTAGTAATAACAAATGAAGAGTGGGAAGAAGTTTCAAAAGGCTTAATACAAAGAGCAAAACTTCTAAATCTTATTTTCAAAGATTTATATACAGAACAAAGACTATTAAAAGAAGGAATTATACCTGCTGAAATAGTTTTTGGACATAAAAGTTTTTTACCTGAAGCTTTTAATTTTAAAAATGAAGATTCTTATTCATTAAGATTTTATGCAAG of Arcobacter lacus contains these proteins:
- a CDS encoding transglutaminase family protein — its product is MSLKVVISHKTHYKYDRKISLSPHIIRLRPAPHSRTPIEAYSLKIKPDNHFLNWQQDPFGNYMARLVFPEKTDEFCVDVEIIADMITINPFDFFVEDSAKNYPFEYKKELEEELKPYLKIDEKTKILKDFVDTIDREEKSIIDFLVEVNQRINSHLNYTVRLEPGVQTCKTTLEKKLGSCRDFAWLFVQVLRHLGLAARFVSGYLVQLTADVKSLDGPSGPEADFTDLHAWTEVYVPGAGWIGLDSTSGLFAGEGHIPLACTPHYNSAHAIEGFSDKCETEFDYENKVTRIFESPRVTKPYKEEQWDAIYKLGFKVDEDLVKNDVRLTMGGEPTFVSIDDMESAQWNSEADGPHKRELANNLSRKIMASSTNGGLLHHAQGKWYPGEPLPRWQTTIYWRKDGKPVWKNPDLLANMNTNYSYTTADAKTFISTLALILGVSDENVVPAFEDPIYYIMKEAELPIDIDPLKYDLKDPLERKTIAQKLTYGLNNEVGYVLPLNFGFTKWITAKWEFRRGNLFLSAGNSPIGFRLPLESLIVKPQVELDQDFQPDLFASYPALGDYINGVEKRAKNLNNKTTPNNKYSAFVRTALGIEVRDSKLCIFLPPIEKTEVFLDLIASIEETASRLNMAVIIEGYEPPYDLRTDRIKVTPDPGVIEVNIQPASSWKELSDNLLKLYEDARVCRLGTEKFMVDGRHTGTGGGNHVTIGAMNPSDSPLLRNPQLLRSLITFWQHHPGLSYLFSGAFIGPTSQAPRVDEGRVENLYELEIAFSQIPENGDVPYWLTDRLFRHMLTDITGNTHRSEFCIDKLYSPDSSSGRLGILELRAFDMPPHSQMALLQMLLVRALVSCFWKRPYKHNLIRWGTRLHDKFLLEHYVREDLKSVVEYLNDEGYEFKLDWFDPFFEFRFPLYGMTMINGMHVEIRAAIEPWNVLGEESGSQGTSRYVDSSLERLQIKIQDFNEERYVITCNGVQVPLSKTEIEGEFVSGVRYKAWQPWSALHPTIKVDTPLTFDIIDKWNMRSIGGFNYFVSHPGGRSYDTFPVNSYEAESRRINRYWDFNHSQGEVTPMETQLFGEANSSSFAFEATRSIKNKTGNKKLYFHEMPKNKEYPHTLDLRQRWIKN